The following are encoded in a window of Nitrospira sp. genomic DNA:
- a CDS encoding PhoH family protein, producing the protein MRKLKLREGTDTAALFGHHDRHLKLIEDDLGVRLSARGEEVTLDGLPDATRQAERILFELANLTNEGLVLQADDVTHALTALRQTPDASVKEVLTNATTIVTKKRFVGPKSPTQKSYIEAIETHDIVIAIGPAGTGKTYLAMAMAVSALMKKEVSRIILARPAVEAGEKLGFLPGDMYAKVNPYLRPLYDALFDMMDMERANRMIERGDIEIAPLAFMRGRTLNDSFVILDEAQNATAEQMKMFLTRLGFHSKVVVTGDITQIDLPSERVSGLIEVKEILRDIEGIAFVYFDEKDVVRHRLVQDIVRAYDRHQSATGGDPRLSKGPALPHSSPSGSNKWSSSGSPPRGSSGQSH; encoded by the coding sequence GTGCGTAAACTAAAACTACGAGAAGGCACGGACACTGCCGCCCTCTTCGGTCACCACGACCGGCACCTCAAGCTGATTGAGGACGATCTCGGCGTGCGGCTGTCCGCACGCGGTGAAGAGGTCACCCTCGATGGTCTTCCTGACGCGACTCGCCAGGCTGAACGGATCCTCTTCGAACTCGCGAATCTCACCAACGAAGGACTGGTGCTTCAAGCCGATGATGTGACGCATGCGCTGACCGCGTTGCGTCAGACGCCGGATGCCTCTGTTAAGGAGGTGTTGACCAACGCCACGACGATAGTCACGAAGAAGCGGTTCGTCGGCCCGAAATCTCCCACGCAGAAATCCTACATCGAAGCGATTGAGACGCACGACATTGTGATTGCGATCGGGCCTGCCGGTACGGGCAAGACCTATCTGGCGATGGCAATGGCGGTCAGTGCGTTGATGAAGAAGGAAGTGAGTCGCATCATCCTGGCACGGCCCGCAGTCGAGGCCGGCGAGAAGCTCGGCTTTCTCCCCGGCGATATGTATGCAAAGGTGAACCCGTATCTTCGTCCGCTGTACGATGCGCTGTTCGACATGATGGACATGGAACGGGCCAATCGCATGATTGAACGAGGGGATATTGAGATCGCGCCGTTGGCATTCATGCGCGGGCGCACCTTGAATGATTCGTTCGTCATTTTGGACGAAGCTCAGAATGCCACAGCGGAACAGATGAAGATGTTTCTCACCAGATTGGGATTTCATTCAAAGGTGGTTGTGACCGGAGATATCACGCAGATCGATCTGCCGTCCGAGCGGGTGTCCGGTCTCATTGAAGTGAAAGAAATCTTGCGCGATATCGAAGGGATTGCCTTCGTATATTTCGATGAGAAGGATGTGGTCCGTCATCGGCTGGTGCAGGACATCGTCCGAGCGTATGATCGACACCAGTCTGCAACCGGTGGTGATCCCAGGCTGTCCAAAGGGCCGGCCTTGCCGCACTCGTCGCCGTCCGGGTCCAACAAGTGGTCTTCCTCTGGTTCGCCGCCCCGAGGCTCCTCGGGACAATCGCACTAA
- the ybeY gene encoding rRNA maturation RNase YbeY: MAVYLRVRLIRVRVRQAALRRLAERVLVTVGEKQSELSLDLVGDGRMRRLNCQYRKKDRTTDVLAFAMRESSSPMSALLGDVVISVPTAQRQAKEGGRSLSEELAWLLVHGVLHLCGYDHERSDAEARRMKRREQAVLRGLRPIPILATVPRVSRMCAGSTAARKG; encoded by the coding sequence ATGGCTGTCTATCTACGTGTTCGTCTTATTCGTGTCAGGGTACGTCAGGCGGCCCTGAGGCGTCTGGCTGAGCGCGTGCTTGTCACGGTCGGGGAAAAGCAGTCAGAGCTTAGCCTGGATTTGGTAGGCGATGGGCGGATGCGTCGGTTGAATTGTCAGTATCGGAAGAAGGATCGAACCACCGACGTCCTGGCGTTTGCTATGCGAGAGTCGAGCAGCCCGATGTCTGCGCTGCTCGGTGATGTCGTGATCTCGGTGCCGACGGCGCAGCGGCAGGCGAAAGAAGGCGGACGATCCCTGAGTGAAGAGCTGGCCTGGTTGCTGGTTCACGGCGTGTTGCATCTCTGCGGGTACGATCATGAGCGAAGCGACGCGGAGGCGCGCCGCATGAAGCGGCGGGAGCAAGCGGTGTTACGAGGTCTGCGGCCGATTCCAATATTGGCGACGGTGCCACGGGTGAGTCGAATGTGTGCTGGATCAACGGCGGCGAGGAAAGGGTAG
- the ftsY gene encoding signal recognition particle-docking protein FtsY, whose product MGWFQRLSDGLSKTRQVVRQSLDRVLGRMPDPAMLEELEAALLSADLGVRVVDRLMTHVREHARGADAANPEALQNVLSRTLYGVLAPVQGPSLEQLIEKGPKPFVVLMVGVNGVGKTTTIAKMAQRLVQGGRRPLLVAGDTFRAAAIDQLQVWADRVGVDVIRHRHGADPAAVAFDGIVAAKARAVDVVLIDTAGRLHTKSNLMEELRKIVRVIGQALPGAPHEILLVLDATVGQNALAQARQFKDVVGVTGLALTKLDGTARGGIVVAIADELKLPVRLIGVGEAVEDLQDFNQEAFIAALFGQPAARS is encoded by the coding sequence ATGGGGTGGTTTCAGCGGCTGAGCGATGGGCTCAGTAAGACGCGTCAGGTCGTTCGGCAATCACTGGATCGCGTCTTAGGGCGCATGCCCGATCCGGCGATGCTGGAGGAGCTGGAGGCTGCGTTGCTCTCGGCAGACTTGGGTGTGCGGGTGGTCGACCGATTGATGACCCATGTGCGCGAACACGCCAGAGGGGCGGATGCGGCCAACCCTGAGGCGTTGCAGAATGTCCTGAGCCGGACTTTGTATGGTGTCTTGGCGCCGGTGCAAGGGCCGTCGCTGGAACAGTTGATCGAAAAGGGGCCAAAGCCCTTCGTGGTCCTGATGGTCGGGGTGAATGGCGTCGGGAAAACGACCACCATCGCCAAGATGGCGCAACGGTTGGTGCAGGGTGGTCGCCGCCCTCTGCTGGTAGCCGGCGATACCTTTCGCGCGGCGGCAATCGATCAGCTGCAAGTGTGGGCGGATCGTGTCGGTGTGGATGTGATCCGGCATCGCCACGGGGCGGATCCGGCGGCTGTCGCGTTTGACGGCATCGTGGCGGCCAAGGCGCGCGCGGTCGATGTGGTGCTCATTGATACGGCCGGTCGGTTGCATACGAAGTCAAATTTAATGGAAGAATTGCGGAAGATCGTTCGGGTGATCGGTCAGGCGCTGCCGGGGGCGCCGCATGAAATTCTCCTGGTGCTCGATGCGACGGTCGGACAGAACGCGTTGGCGCAAGCGCGACAGTTTAAGGATGTCGTCGGCGTCACCGGATTGGCGCTCACCAAGCTCGATGGGACGGCGCGCGGCGGGATTGTGGTGGCCATCGCCGATGAGCTGAAGCTGCCTGTCCGTTTGATCGGTGTGGGAGAGGCGGTCGAAGACCTGCAGGACTTCAATCAGGAAGCCTTCATTGCCGCCTTATTCGGCCAACCGGCCGCTCGGTCATAA
- a CDS encoding response regulator produces MIKILIVDDDQMNCDLLQTVFMRHGYQVITTTSGREGLNLFRKHTPRITLLDLRMPEMDGLTVLKEIRAIDPEAPVIILGGGATEVQENQARSLRVTDFIRRGLSLDILVEAVHRVSQTPVKVNQTPVSPIPSFAGQETAESVLVVDDDPLVRDLLVQFLSLRGYRTLGVKDGYEAMRVVEEAAPDLLLLDMIMPGLSGIDVLKALREKEYAGGVIIMTGSHNEEMLEEAWSLGPQEVLGKPIALDRLLTAIQLVLVCREC; encoded by the coding sequence ATGATCAAGATCTTAATCGTCGACGATGACCAGATGAACTGCGATCTCCTTCAGACCGTGTTCATGCGGCATGGGTATCAAGTGATCACCACGACCAGTGGCCGTGAAGGGCTGAATCTGTTTCGCAAGCATACCCCGCGCATTACGTTGCTCGATCTGCGTATGCCGGAGATGGACGGCTTGACGGTTTTGAAAGAGATTCGGGCCATCGATCCCGAGGCGCCGGTCATTATTCTTGGGGGTGGCGCCACGGAAGTGCAGGAGAATCAGGCGCGCTCCCTGCGAGTCACTGACTTTATCCGGCGCGGGCTGTCGCTCGATATTCTGGTCGAAGCGGTGCACCGGGTGTCTCAGACGCCGGTCAAGGTCAATCAGACGCCGGTCTCCCCGATTCCCTCGTTCGCCGGGCAAGAGACGGCGGAGTCGGTGTTGGTCGTCGATGACGATCCGCTGGTGCGCGATCTGCTCGTACAGTTCCTTAGCCTGCGCGGGTACCGGACGTTGGGTGTGAAGGATGGTTATGAAGCGATGCGGGTCGTCGAAGAAGCTGCGCCGGATTTGTTACTGCTCGATATGATAATGCCCGGGCTGTCCGGGATCGATGTGCTGAAAGCGCTTCGGGAAAAAGAGTATGCCGGCGGCGTGATCATTATGACCGGGAGTCACAACGAAGAGATGCTGGAGGAAGCCTGGTCGTTGGGTCCGCAAGAAGTGCTGGGCAAACCGATCGCGCTCGATCGCCTATTGACCGCCATCCAGCTTGTGCTCGTCTGTCGCGAGTGCTAA